In the genome of Planctomyces sp. SH-PL62, the window GGCACGCCTTCCAGCAGCGCGTGGCCGCCGACGAACAGGCAGGTCAACACGCCGTGCACGATCTCGTCGTGGCCGACGATCACCTTGCCGATCTCGGACTTCACCTGGATATAGCGGTCGCGGAACTCCTGGGCCCGCGCCTCCATGTCCGACCCGTTCGCGGTCGCTTCGTCAGCCATCGGCGGGGCTCCTTTCGTCGTTACCCTGAGAATCCAGGCGTTCGCTCGGCAAGCTCATGAGTCCGTCTCGATCCCGCGTCTCCTCGACGTCGGCGCCGTGATCCTCATCCGGCCTCGTCGCCGCCAGGCTTTCCTGGAAGTCGGGGTCGGAATGGAGGCCGCCGCTCAGCGCCAGATCGACCAGCTCGTCGGCGCCCAAGCCGCGCCTCCGGCCCCAGAGGCAGAGGTGGTTGACCTCATAGCCCTTGAGGTTCTCGCTCATCAGGTAGAACTGATCGGCGTTGAGCTGAGTCATCCAGCCGTTGTAGCTTTCCATGTTGGCCTGCACGAGCTTGATCAGCTCCTCGCGCGGGATGAGGCGTCGTTGGTAGGACAGCCCGAAGTCCACGATCTCCTCCGCCGTCGGGGACTCCTTGCCGAAGCCCGGCACGTCGTCGGGCCAGAACAGGAGGTCCGAGGGGGCGGGGTGCTCGAAGTGCTCGTTGAGGATCTCCAGGCGCGCGTCCTGCTCAGCCTCGGAGGTTTCCTCCCCAGCCAGGAGCCTCTGGACGATCGCGATCAGCTCTTCCCTCGTCAATTTCTGGCTTCCGTTCGTCGGTGACATCGGGCGGTTCCGCAATCAACCCGATCCTCTTCGTTACGAGGAAGAGAATCGCTTTCAAGTTCACGTCTTTTGGTCTGAATTCTTGCTGTCTTCCTGCTTCCGGTCCTCGCGCGTGAGCAACTCGACGTCATGAGCTTCGACGGCCTCCGCGAGATGCGATCTGGCCTCGTCGTGCAGGGAAGCGTCTTCAAGCCTCGTGAGCAACCTGACGCGACCCGAGATCAAGGCGGCCGTGTTTTGGAAGGGTGCAATATCGTCGAGGATGATCAGGGCCTTCTGCCGCACCTCCCAGACGTCGTCGTGCGTGAATTCGAGGATGTCGTCGTAGTCGTCGTTGCAGTTCAGATTCATCAGGGCGTACATGAGACTGCCCCGCGAGCCTCTGGTCCTGACATCCTTCATGAGTTCCAGCAGCCGAGGTTTGGCCTCCTGGACGTGCAGTTCTCCCAGGGCGTAGGCGAGGGCGCCCATCGTGGCGAGGTCTCCCGCGGCAAACATCTGAAGCAGGCGAGGCACGGCTTCAAGGCACCCCGAGTCGGCCAGGTCTAATGCGGCCTGGCGGATGATTTTCGGATCGCCCGAATCGAGCCCCTGCACCAGCGATTCGCATCCCGCCATCCGGGGGTCTTGGCTTCCTACGTCGCGCGTGGTGGGCCGGGTCACATTAGGTGTCATTTCTTGCCCCCTTGATCCTTGTCGTCGTCCTTCTCCCGCTCCTCCCAGACCTTTTTCTTGGCCTTGAGGAGCCGGCTGGTGTAGCCGGCCTCCTCGGGCTTGGGGGCCTCGGGGGCGAGGCCGGGGTCGGATGGGCTCGCGGCGGGGCGGTCGGGACGGGGGCGGTCGGCGGCGGGGCTGGAAGCGGGCGGGGCGGCGGCGCCCTCGGCGGGCGGGGGCGCTTCGGAGTCCTGGAACTGGTTGGCGAAGCGGGAGCGATCGAGCTGTTCGGCGACCTCGGCCTTGCGGCTCCTGAGCTGGTCGAGGTAGTCGGTGCGGGCCTCGGGCTCCTCGCCGCGGAGCTTCCGCCAGCCCTCGGCCAGCTTGCGGCGGACGCGGCCGACGTCGACGGCGATCCGCCGCACGGCCACGTCGCCCAGGAAGAGCAGGGCGGCGGACCAGAGCAGCACGGGCCAGAGCGGGCGGAAGGCCCGGGGGATCACCAGGCCCGGATCGCGTCGGAAGTGGTCGACGCCGTCGAGGGTGCGGGCCAGGTCGATGCGGCCGTCGGGGGCGGTCTTCCACGTCACCTCGCGGCCGTCGGTCAGGCTGGCGGCGGTCTGGAGGGTCGTCGGATTGGAGCGCAGCTCGCGGTACTCGTCGGAGTAGGGGACGGAGACGCCGCTGGAGATGACCCCCTGGGTCTTGTTCGCGCCCCGGTAGCCGAGATTCACGAAGTAGTTGCCGCGTCGGTCGGCGTTTTCGATGGTCGCCTCGTACCGGCCGGGGGCGGTCTGGCTGAGGGTGAGCGGCGCCGCCTTGAGGTCGGGGTCGACGATGTTCCCCTGGATCTGGAGGAAGTTGAGGAACTGGTCGTCCTTGTCGAGCGCGTCGACGACGACCTTGATCCGGCCTTCCTCGCGGCGGACGGTCATGGTCAACTCGCCTTGCTCGGCGGGCCGCATGGCCCAGCGGACGACCTGCGACCAGAACGCGGCGTAGTTCTCCCAGTCGGGCCAGGCCTTGGCCCATCGGCGGCCGGCGTCGGAGGTGAACGCCACGGATCGGCCCAGGCCGTAGGTCCAGTGGGCGAGCACCGGATTGACCTGCCCGCCGGGCAGCGGCGAGAGGATCGGGGCCTCGACCAGCTCGTTCTCCTTCAGGCTCGTCAGCACCAGGCCCGTGATCGGCGGGACGGCGTCCAGGCCCATGACGGGCTCGGTGATCGGGCTCTGGAGCCGGGGGAGCCAGGGGGCCTCCTGCTCGAAGATCAAGGGCCGCGAGATCGTCCGGGCTTCCTTCTGGTAGATCTGGGGCAGGGCCCTGGGGTTGGTGACGTTGTAGAACCGCCCCTTGGTGCGTCGGGCGATGTTCTGCATGACCGACTGCGCCCCCGGGTCGGCGCCGTGGGCGGCGGTCAGGACCGAGGTCACCGTGATCTTGCTCTGGGCGAGCCGGTTCAGCACGCCCGGCGTGGGAGGGGTGGGGTCGCCGTCGCTGATGATGACGATGTGCTTGGACATGGCGTCGCGGACGGCGTTCAGGCCGTTCATCGCCTTGACGAGCGAGGGGTCGAAGTCGGGCATGTCGCCGGGGGTCATGCGGTCGATGGCGCGGAGCATGCTCGACCGGCCGGGGCCGATCGCCCGCAGCGAGAAGAGCCAGGCCTCCTGGCCCTCCCAGTGGAGCATGCCGGCGTAATCATAGGTGGAAAGCGCGTTGATGGCCGCCTTGGCGACGACCTTCTGCCAGTAGTTCCCCTCGGGGATCTCGCTGGCGTGCATGATCAGGACCATCGCGCCGAGGCCCTGGACCTTGAGCGCCTTGATCTGCATGTCGACCGGCAGGGCCTTCTCGACGGGCGTGTTCATCCAGCCGCCGGCGCCGAAGCTGTCGCGGCCCCCCAGCATGATCAGCCCCGCGCCCAGGTCGTGGCAGTTGGAGGCCAGGAGCTGGTGCTGGCTCTCCGTGAACGCCTCCTTGGGGACGTTGGCGAGGATCACGCAGTCGAACGGCCGGAGCTGGGCGACGTCGGTCGGCAGCGGGTCGCCGCCGACGCCGCCGGAGCCGTCGATCCGGGGGGCGGTCAGCGTCCGGACCTCGATCTCCTTCTCGCGCAGGGCCTGCACCAGCTCGACGTGCTCGCCCGCGGTCCCCTCGATCAGGAGGACCTGGGCCTTGCCGCGGGCGTGGGTGAAGCCCTCGGCCACGTTGTTGATCGCCCGGCGGTCGCCGCCGCCGGCGTCGGGGGTGAACTCGGCGACGAACGTGTAGAAATTCGGTTCCGTGATCAACTGTTTGAGCGTGAAGACGTTGATCCCGCGCTTGAGCTCCACGCGCGTGGGCTTCTCGTTGCCGACGGCGACGCCGGTGTGGCCGTCGGCCTTCTGGAAGACCTGGAGCGAGCCGGCGGCGGGCTCGCTGGCGCGGACGACGACGTTGATGTTGACCGTCTCCCCCTTCTTCACGTCGGGGGGGATCGAAACCTTCTCGACGAGCACCTCGCGATCGTATCTGTACTCGATCGGGACCACATCCACCTGGACGCCCAGCGCTTTGGCGGCCAGGGCCTGCTCCAGCAGGGAACCGCGGTTCTCATTGCCGTCGGAGAGGATCACCACCCGCCGCGCCGTGTCCTCCGGGAACGAGGCCAGCGCCAGCTTGAGCGCGGCGGCGACGTCCGTGTTCTCGGCGTCGATCGACGACTCGATCCCCAGCAGGTTCAGCTCGCTGGGGGCGGGGGGGACCTCGACGCGCGGGCTCGCACCGAAGACCACGACCCCCGCCAGGTCGTCCTTCCGGCGCGCCCGGGACGCCTCGGCCGCGTACTCCAGGGCGGCCTTCTCCTGCTCGCGGGGGATGCTCTGCGAGGCGTCGATCAGGAACATGGTCGTCAGCCGGTCCGACCGCCGCACCGACTGCAGCTCGGCCAGGGCCAGGACGATCAGCGTCACGACCCCCGCGCGGAGCAGGATCGCCAGCGCCCGACGGCCCCGGCCCATGCCCGACAGGCCGCCGCGGCCCATCGCGATCAGGGGGACCAGGATCAGCGGGATGAGGACCAGCCACAAGGGTCGGCCGAAGCTGATCGAGAGGTTGCCCAGCATCCTCCGCGCGCCCTCCGTTCGAGTTTCGAGGCGCCCCGCGATCGGCGGACGCCCCGTCGTTCACATCCTGAACCGTTGCACGCGATGATTGTTCGAGTCGATCACCGAGACGCCGCCGCGGGAGTCGACCGCCAGCGCCCAGGGGTTGTACAACTCGCCGGGCCCCCGGCCGGGCCGGCCCCAGGTCGCCAGCGCCCGCCCGTCGCGGGTGAACTTCTGGACGCGGCTGTTGCCGTACTCGCAGACGATCAGGGCGCCGTCGGGGGCCAGCGACAGGTCGTAAGGATAGCTCATCTGGCCGAGCCCCTCGCCCCGCGTCCCCCACGCCTTCAGGAGCTTCCCCTCGACGTCGAAGACCTGGATGCGGTGGTTGCAGCTGTCGGCCACGTAGATCCGGTCGTCCTCGTCGATCGCCAGGGCGCGGGGGCGGAGGAACTCGCCGGGCTCGTAGCCGTGCCCCCCCCACTGCCGCAGCCACTTCCCCTCGGGAGAGAAGACCTGGATGCGGTCGTTCTCGCCGTACTCCGAGATGTAGAAGTTCCCCGCCTTGTCGATCACCACGTCGGTCGGGTAACCGAACCGGCCGGGGGTCGTCCCCTGCACGCCGTCGCCGATCTGGAACAGCAATTCGCCCTGCGCGTCGTACACCAGGACTCGGTAGAAGTGGGTGTCGGCCACGAGCAGCCGGCCGTGGCGGTCGACGGTCAGTCCGCTGGGGCCGTCGACGTTCAGGTCGGGCGTGCGCCAGCCCCGCAGGTAGTTGCCGTCGCGGTCGAAGACCTGGATCCGGTCGGTGAGGTCGGCGAGGTAGAGGTGGTCCTCGGCGTCGAAGGCCGCGACCCGGGGCTTGTGCAGCCAGCCGGGCTTCGTGCCGTGGACGCCCCAGACCAAGTCCGGCGTCGACGTCTCGCCGCCGCCGCAGCCGGCCGCCGCGCACGCCAGCGCGACCGCCGCACAGGCCAGCCGCAGGCCCCGCCCTCGTTTCGCCCCCGCCGCACGCTCCACGCGCCCGTCCTTCCTCGTCGATCCCAGCCGTCGCCGACGCACGCTTGCTAGAATCTAATGGCCGCGCGACCTCGGACGCAAGTCCTAGGATTCGGCGGGGGGTGGATTCGTGGGGGGAGGATCGCGGCGATGGGCGAGTGGCGTTATCTGTGTCGGGTCGACGAGGTCCCCGAAGGCCGAGGCCGGACGGTCGACGCCGCGGGCGCGCGGCTGGCGGTCGTCCGCGACGGCGAGATCGTCGCGGTCTTCTTCGACCGGTGCCCCCACGCCGGCGGCTCGCTCGGATCGGGCTGGATCGAGGAGGGCGAACTCCTCTGCCCCCTCCACCGCTGGCGCTTCCGCCTCCGCGACGGCCGCTGCACCACCATGCCGGGATCCTCCGCGAACCTCGTCGAGAGCCGCGTGGAAGGGGGCGAGGTGTGGGGACGGATCGGGGAGGGCTGAGTCGGTTCCTGACGGCAGATCCACACGCCGGCGCGTCCGGTTAGGTTGCAGCGGTGGATTTCCGATCTGTACGCGGAACGAGAGACGGGGCTGGACTTACGGCGTTGGAGCCGGAGGCCGCTCGCTCGACGACGGGGGGATGGGATATGGGGACGTCAAGCGAATCCGCTGCGAATCCGGTCTATTCGGTGGTCGGCGACCGTTATGTCTTCCTGACCACCGGGGAGGAGACGGCGGGGGCGTGCTGCGTGGTCGAAGTCCGGGTGCCGCCGGGGGGCGGGCCGCCGCCGCACGTCCACCGTCGCGAGGACGAGCTGTTCTACGTCGTCGAGGGGGAGTTCGAGTTCCTGGTCGCCGGCGAGTCGGTGAGGCTTTCGGCCGGGGGGTCGCTGTTCGGCCGTCGCGAAGTGCCGCACACCTTCAAGAACGTCGGGCCGGGGCCGGGGAAGCTGATCATCGCCGTCACCCCGGCCGGGCTGGAGCGATTCTTCATGGAGGTCGGGACCCGGCTCGACGGCCCTGAGGCCGACCCGATCCCACCCACGCCCAACGACTTCGAGCGGCTGCTCCGGGCCGCCCCGGCGTACGGGCTGGAGATACCGGCCGGCGGTTGATCGGCCCAAAGGCAAGGCTCTGGGAACCTCTCGTGTGGACGCCAGGTCCTCCGCCCAGCTAAAATTCGGCCTCGCTCGCATCCATTCAGGGGGCGAAGGTCGCGCCCCCCACGTCGAGACACGTGGGGAGGCCTTTGGCGCTTTCCGCGGCCAGACGCTGCCATTGCGACCCGATCAGAAGGACGAACGTCGTCGATGGGACCACGCACCTGGACGTTCTGCAACGGGGCGATGCTCGCCCTGGGGGCGGGCTGCCAGCCGTCACGGCCGACGCCTCTTGATCGGACCGATCAGAACTACCCTCGATCGAAGGAATCCCACGAATCGATCACGGCCCCGGTCGGGCGCCCCGCGAGGGACCCCCGCCGGGGCCGGGACGATGGGCGGACCGGATGAATCTCCCCGACGACCTCGACTACCCGATCATCGCCGTCGGCGACCTCCACGGCCGCCTCGACCACCTGCAACGGCTCGTCGAGGCGCTCGAACGACGGGACGTGTGGCCGGACTGCGCCCTCGTCTTCCTGGGGGACTTCGTGGACCGGGGGCCCGACTCCCGGGGGACGATCGACCTCGTCCTGGAATTGCTCCGACGCCCGGCCGGGGGCTCGGCCGTCATGGGCAATCACGACCTGGCCCTGATCCGATCCGCGAGGCTGGACGACGGCCCGCCGTCTTCGTACTGGCCCTCGCGCTATCGGGACCTCTACGACGGCGGGCCGACCTTCGAATCCTATCTGGGCCGCCCGGCGCAAAACACCGACGGCGGCTTCCAAGACGATCTCGACGCCCTTCGGCCGGCGATGCCGGACGAGCATCGAGCGTTCCTGACCGGCCTGCGCTGGGCCGTCGAGGCGCCCGGGCACCTCTTCCTGCATTGCGGCCTCTCGCCCGAGCTGGGGGCCGGTCCCGAGGAGCAGGTCGCGGCCCTGCGAGCCAGGCGATGGGACAGGACGACGCTGAGGCCCACGCCCGACACGAACACGGATCGGTACTGGGAGGACGAATACCCCGTCTGGCTGGGGGCCGATCGGACCCTCTCGACGAGGCCGCTCCCCTATCCGGGCAAGGTGCAGGTCACCGGCCACGACCGCGTCCGCCGGCCCGAGGTCGACGCGGTGCGGATCCGGCTGGACACCAGCGGCGGCTTCGACAGGCCGACCGCCTGCCTGCTCCGGTCCCCCGACGCCGAGCCGGTGTTCATCCAGGGTCGTTGACCCGAGCCGTCAGGCCACGCGCCGGCGCGATCCGCGGGCGCCGAACCAGGAGAGGACCGGCGCGTCGGTCGCCATGAGCCGCCGGGCCGCCTTCTGGATCGTGGAGTGGTCGGGGACCTTGCGGAGGCCGAGGACTTCGCGGAGCTCGGACCACTCGCGGAGGAGGACCTCCAGGCCGCGGTAGTCGAGCTTGAGGAACCGCCGGACGGCCAGCATCGCGAACAACTGGTGCTGGGTGAAGTCCTTGCGGGAGAACTTGGACGAGTACGCCGGGAGCGTCTCGCCCGCGACGGTCAGGGCCGCCCGGGCCAGCGCCACGGGCGATTTGGTGGTCGGTCGTTCGATGGTGGTTGTCATAAGAATAATACGATCCCGGAAGCCCGAAGGTTCTCCACGGATCGCAAGAAAATCGGCCGCGAAGTCGTTTCAGGTCGACGACTTGCGCGCGATCGGCGAGGGCGGGGCGCAAACGAAAAAGGCCCGCGCCCTCGGATGAGGGACGCGGGCCGTTGGGTTTGAGGCGAGGCGCCGTCGGGGCGCCTTATCGGGGTGCGGCTTGCGGCGAAGCCCGGCTGATCGGAGGGGGCGGCGGGCCCGCGCCGGATCGTTCGAGCTGGTCTAGCCGCGAGCCCAGGGCTTCGAGCTGGGGGAGCCAGTCGGGCCGGGGCTGGGGCTGCGGCTGCGGGCGATCCGGCGTCGGCTCCGGCCTGGGGTCGACGGGGGCGATCGGCTGGGGGGCGTTCGGGCTGATCCAGGCGGCGAGCTTCGGGAGCGTCCAGGCCCCCAGCCCGGCCCCGGCCAGGGTCATGAGGACGTAGAACGCGATCGAGGGGGGGGCCGTACTGGCCGGACGTTCCGCCGGCGTCCGGGGGCTCGGCGAGTCGGCCGGGTGCCTGATCACGGCCAGGTCGGCGAGGTTGGTGGGCTGCGAGGGGAGCCGCCAGAACGCGGCGCCCTGGACCACCAGCACCCGGTCGACGCCCGGGATCGAATACTCTCCGGGAGGGATCTCCAGGATGTTGGGATCGGCGGCCATGGAGGTGCCTTTCGTCGGGAGAGGGGCCGCGGCGGTCGTCACGCCGCGAGGATCCTCAGGCGTTCGATGGCCTGATCGAACGCCGCTTCCTGGTCGGGGGACAACTCCCCCAGGCCGGCCCCGACTCCGGCGAGCTGCGCCCTGAGCGCATCGTGTTCGGCGTTGAGGCGATCGATCTTCGCCTCGACGTGCGCCGTCGCCTCGGACACCTGCTGCATCTTCTCTTCGAGCTTCATCGGTCCGCTCCTGGTGAACGGCCCGGCCGCGCGAACGGCGCGGCCGGCGCCCTTCCTAGAGTATGGACCGGGTTCGACGTGCGGAGAGCGAGCGAAACTTGCGCGGGCGCCCGCCCTGGGACGCGGTCAGGTCTCGTCGACGAAGGCGGCGTCGACCGCGTTCTGCTTGATGGATTCGATCATGGCCGCGCAATCAGTCTTGTTCTTGTAGCCCTCGCCGCTGTCGGCGAGGATCCGGCCGTTGGAAGCGACCAGGCGCCATCGGAACTCGCCGGCTATATCGCGATACAAAACGAATTTCATCGCCGATGCCTCCGGTGGAGAACGGGACGTGGATCGGGATCATCCCTAGCTTAGCGCGAAGGCGATCGCGCCACAACCTTCTGGGAGGCGTGAAGGCGAGCGTCGGAGGGCGGCAGATCCGCCGTTGGGCTTCGGAGGACCGAAGAAAGAGGGGGGAAGCCACCTCAGGGACTCGAACCCTGGACTTCAGCTTTACGAAAGCTGCGCTCTACCAACTGAGCTAAGGTGGCGACGGCGTACGGCGTCCGGATGGAGGCGTCGCACGCGGGAAGATCGATTATAAGAGGACGGGCCGCTCTGTCAAGATCCCCGGCGGGGACCGAGCTCGATGGCGCGGCGATAGACGTCCAGGTAGCGGTCGACGTTGCGGTCCATGCCGAAGTATTCCTCGGCGACGGGCCGGCCGGCGGCGGCGAGGCGGGCGGCGAGCTCGGGGTCGTTCAGGACCTGGAGGATGCCGTCGGCCAGGGGGCCGGGCGCGACCTCGGTGAGCACGCCGGCGCCGGTATCGCCCAGCAGGCGCCGGTAGTCGCCGAAGTCGGTCGCCACGATCGGGCGGCCGGCGGCGAGGTAGACGGCGAGCTTGCTCTGGACCGAGTAGTTCTCGCGGCAGGCCAACCGGGGGTGGACCAGGACGTCGGCGCGTCGGCTGAGGGCGACGACCTGTTCGGGGGTGGTCCCGGTGATGACGACCAGCCGGTCGCCGTATTCGCCCAGCTTCCGGCGGTATTCCTCGCCCGCCTCGGCCGGGCCGCCGACCAGCACGCAGCGGGCGTCGGGGCGGCCCGCGAAGATCCGGGGCAGGGCGTCGATCAGGATCGGCACCCCCTGGTTCGGGTGCACGATGCTGCCGATGTACATGACGACCTTGTGTTCCGGCCCCACGCCCGGGATGGGCGTGTCGGGGACGGGACGCTCGTACTCGCCCAGGTCGATCCCCGGATAGATGACGCTCACGCGGTCGGCCGGGACCCTCTTCTCGCGGACGACGACGTCCTTGACCGGCTCGCCCAGGGCGATGACCCAGGCGGCGCGATCCACCACCTTGCGCTCCAGCGCCTGGTAGGTCCGGAAGACGACGCCCCGGCCCAGGCGGTCGCGCTCGACTTCGTCGCCGAGGAGCGAGTGGATCTCGTAGACCATGGGCCAGCCGTTGCGTCGGCAGGCGAACGAGGCCCGGGTGGCCCCGCCGTAGTGCTGGGCGTGCACCACGTCGAACGGGAATTCGCGGGCGATCTTCTCCAGTCCCC includes:
- a CDS encoding bacteriocin immunity protein, with translation MSPTNGSQKLTREELIAIVQRLLAGEETSEAEQDARLEILNEHFEHPAPSDLLFWPDDVPGFGKESPTAEEIVDFGLSYQRRLIPREELIKLVQANMESYNGWMTQLNADQFYLMSENLKGYEVNHLCLWGRRRGLGADELVDLALSGGLHSDPDFQESLAATRPDEDHGADVEETRDRDGLMSLPSERLDSQGNDERSPADG
- a CDS encoding HEAT repeat domain-containing protein, coding for MTRPTTRDVGSQDPRMAGCESLVQGLDSGDPKIIRQAALDLADSGCLEAVPRLLQMFAAGDLATMGALAYALGELHVQEAKPRLLELMKDVRTRGSRGSLMYALMNLNCNDDYDDILEFTHDDVWEVRQKALIILDDIAPFQNTAALISGRVRLLTRLEDASLHDEARSHLAEAVEAHDVELLTREDRKQEDSKNSDQKT
- a CDS encoding VWA domain-containing protein, encoding MLGNLSISFGRPLWLVLIPLILVPLIAMGRGGLSGMGRGRRALAILLRAGVVTLIVLALAELQSVRRSDRLTTMFLIDASQSIPREQEKAALEYAAEASRARRKDDLAGVVVFGASPRVEVPPAPSELNLLGIESSIDAENTDVAAALKLALASFPEDTARRVVILSDGNENRGSLLEQALAAKALGVQVDVVPIEYRYDREVLVEKVSIPPDVKKGETVNINVVVRASEPAAGSLQVFQKADGHTGVAVGNEKPTRVELKRGINVFTLKQLITEPNFYTFVAEFTPDAGGGDRRAINNVAEGFTHARGKAQVLLIEGTAGEHVELVQALREKEIEVRTLTAPRIDGSGGVGGDPLPTDVAQLRPFDCVILANVPKEAFTESQHQLLASNCHDLGAGLIMLGGRDSFGAGGWMNTPVEKALPVDMQIKALKVQGLGAMVLIMHASEIPEGNYWQKVVAKAAINALSTYDYAGMLHWEGQEAWLFSLRAIGPGRSSMLRAIDRMTPGDMPDFDPSLVKAMNGLNAVRDAMSKHIVIISDGDPTPPTPGVLNRLAQSKITVTSVLTAAHGADPGAQSVMQNIARRTKGRFYNVTNPRALPQIYQKEARTISRPLIFEQEAPWLPRLQSPITEPVMGLDAVPPITGLVLTSLKENELVEAPILSPLPGGQVNPVLAHWTYGLGRSVAFTSDAGRRWAKAWPDWENYAAFWSQVVRWAMRPAEQGELTMTVRREEGRIKVVVDALDKDDQFLNFLQIQGNIVDPDLKAAPLTLSQTAPGRYEATIENADRRGNYFVNLGYRGANKTQGVISSGVSVPYSDEYRELRSNPTTLQTAASLTDGREVTWKTAPDGRIDLARTLDGVDHFRRDPGLVIPRAFRPLWPVLLWSAALLFLGDVAVRRIAVDVGRVRRKLAEGWRKLRGEEPEARTDYLDQLRSRKAEVAEQLDRSRFANQFQDSEAPPPAEGAAAPPASSPAADRPRPDRPAASPSDPGLAPEAPKPEEAGYTSRLLKAKKKVWEEREKDDDKDQGGKK
- a CDS encoding NHL repeat-containing protein, giving the protein MERAAGAKRGRGLRLACAAVALACAAAGCGGGETSTPDLVWGVHGTKPGWLHKPRVAAFDAEDHLYLADLTDRIQVFDRDGNYLRGWRTPDLNVDGPSGLTVDRHGRLLVADTHFYRVLVYDAQGELLFQIGDGVQGTTPGRFGYPTDVVIDKAGNFYISEYGENDRIQVFSPEGKWLRQWGGHGYEPGEFLRPRALAIDEDDRIYVADSCNHRIQVFDVEGKLLKAWGTRGEGLGQMSYPYDLSLAPDGALIVCEYGNSRVQKFTRDGRALATWGRPGRGPGELYNPWALAVDSRGGVSVIDSNNHRVQRFRM
- a CDS encoding Rieske (2Fe-2S) protein, which gives rise to MGEWRYLCRVDEVPEGRGRTVDAAGARLAVVRDGEIVAVFFDRCPHAGGSLGSGWIEEGELLCPLHRWRFRLRDGRCTTMPGSSANLVESRVEGGEVWGRIGEG
- a CDS encoding cupin domain-containing protein translates to MGTSSESAANPVYSVVGDRYVFLTTGEETAGACCVVEVRVPPGGGPPPHVHRREDELFYVVEGEFEFLVAGESVRLSAGGSLFGRREVPHTFKNVGPGPGKLIIAVTPAGLERFFMEVGTRLDGPEADPIPPTPNDFERLLRAAPAYGLEIPAGG
- a CDS encoding metallophosphoesterase, with product MNLPDDLDYPIIAVGDLHGRLDHLQRLVEALERRDVWPDCALVFLGDFVDRGPDSRGTIDLVLELLRRPAGGSAVMGNHDLALIRSARLDDGPPSSYWPSRYRDLYDGGPTFESYLGRPAQNTDGGFQDDLDALRPAMPDEHRAFLTGLRWAVEAPGHLFLHCGLSPELGAGPEEQVAALRARRWDRTTLRPTPDTNTDRYWEDEYPVWLGADRTLSTRPLPYPGKVQVTGHDRVRRPEVDAVRIRLDTSGGFDRPTACLLRSPDAEPVFIQGR
- a CDS encoding transposase, which encodes MTTTIERPTTKSPVALARAALTVAGETLPAYSSKFSRKDFTQHQLFAMLAVRRFLKLDYRGLEVLLREWSELREVLGLRKVPDHSTIQKAARRLMATDAPVLSWFGARGSRRRVA
- a CDS encoding YegP family protein, with the translated sequence MKFVLYRDIAGEFRWRLVASNGRILADSGEGYKNKTDCAAMIESIKQNAVDAAFVDET
- a CDS encoding glycosyltransferase family 4 protein is translated as MRVLMVTSFPIPGEYDGTAMLPIKILRALKPRGVDVVVAHLRLRPAGGLAATRADFEGTPVFTVPPAAWLAGRGLEKIAREFPFDVVHAQHYGGATRASFACRRNGWPMVYEIHSLLGDEVERDRLGRGVVFRTYQALERKVVDRAAWVIALGEPVKDVVVREKRVPADRVSVIYPGIDLGEYERPVPDTPIPGVGPEHKVVMYIGSIVHPNQGVPILIDALPRIFAGRPDARCVLVGGPAEAGEEYRRKLGEYGDRLVVITGTTPEQVVALSRRADVLVHPRLACRENYSVQSKLAVYLAAGRPIVATDFGDYRRLLGDTGAGVLTEVAPGPLADGILQVLNDPELAARLAAAGRPVAEEYFGMDRNVDRYLDVYRRAIELGPRRGS